In Helicobacter pylori, a single genomic region encodes these proteins:
- a CDS encoding outer membrane protein, with the protein MKKSLLLSLSLMLSLSRAEDDGFYMSVGYQIGEAVQKVKNTGALQNLADRYDNLSNLLNQYNYLNSLVNLASTPSAITGAIDNLSSSAINLTSATTTSPAYQAVALALNAAVGMWQVIAFGISCGPGPNLGPEHLENGGVRSFDNTPNYSYNTGSGTTTTTCNGASNVGPNGILSSSEYQVLNTAYQTIQTALNQNQGGGMPALNSSKNMVVNINQTFTKNPTTEYTYPNGNGNYYSGGSSIPIQLKISSVNDAENLLQQAATIINVLTTQNPHVNGGGGAWGFSGKTGTVMDIFGDSFNAINEMIKNAQTALAKTQQLNANENAQITQPNNFNPYTSEDKGFAQEMLNRANAQAEILNLAQQVANNFHSIQGPIQQDLEECTAGSAGVINDNTYGSGCAFVKETLNSLVQHTAYYGNQVNQEKALAQTILNFKEALNTLGNDSKAINNGISHLPNAKPLQNMTHATQNPNSPEGLLTYSLDTNKYNQLQTTAQELGKNPFRRIGVIDYQNNNGAMNGIGVQVGYKQFFGKKRNWGLRYYGFFDYNHAYIKSNFFNSASDVWTYGVGMDALYNFINDKNTNFLGKNNKLSVGLFGGFALAGTSWLNSEFVNLNMVGNIYSAKMNVANFQFLFNLGLRMNLARPKKKDSDHAAQHGMELGVKIPTINTDYYSFMGAELKYRRLYSVYLNYVFAY; encoded by the coding sequence ATCAAAAAATCTCTCTTACTCTCTCTTTCTCTCATGCTCTCATTATCAAGGGCTGAAGATGACGGATTTTACATGAGTGTGGGCTATCAAATCGGTGAAGCGGTTCAAAAAGTGAAAAACACGGGAGCATTGCAAAATCTTGCGGACAGATACGATAATTTAAGCAACCTTTTAAACCAATACAATTACTTAAATTCCTTAGTCAATCTGGCCAGCACACCGAGCGCGATCACGGGTGCGATTGATAATCTAAGCTCAAGCGCGATCAATCTCACTAGCGCTACCACCACTTCTCCGGCCTATCAAGCTGTGGCTTTAGCGCTCAATGCCGCTGTGGGCATGTGGCAAGTCATAGCCTTTGGGATCAGTTGCGGTCCTGGCCCCAATCTTGGCCCAGAACATTTAGAAAATGGGGGCGTTCGATCGTTTGACAACACGCCAAACTACAGCTACAACACCGGTAGCGGAACGACCACCACCACTTGCAATGGAGCCAGCAATGTAGGACCCAATGGTATCCTATCTAGTAGTGAATACCAAGTTCTCAATACCGCTTATCAAACCATCCAAACCGCTTTAAACCAAAATCAAGGAGGCGGGATGCCTGCCTTGAATAGCTCTAAAAATATGGTAGTCAATATCAATCAAACTTTCACAAAAAACCCTACCACAGAATACACTTACCCTAATGGGAATGGCAATTATTATTCAGGCGGTTCATCAATCCCAATCCAGCTAAAGATTAGTAGCGTCAATGACGCTGAAAACCTTTTGCAACAAGCCGCTACTATCATCAATGTCCTTACCACCCAAAACCCGCATGTGAATGGTGGCGGTGGGGCATGGGGGTTTAGCGGCAAGACTGGGACTGTGATGGATATTTTTGGCGATAGCTTTAACGCTATTAACGAGATGATTAAAAACGCTCAAACAGCCCTAGCAAAAACCCAACAGCTTAACGCTAATGAAAACGCCCAAATCACGCAACCCAACAATTTCAACCCCTACACTTCTGAAGACAAAGGGTTCGCTCAAGAAATGCTCAACAGAGCTAACGCTCAAGCAGAGATTTTAAATTTAGCCCAACAAGTAGCGAACAATTTCCACAGCATTCAAGGGCCTATCCAACAAGATCTAGAAGAATGCACCGCAGGATCGGCTGGTGTGATTAACGACAACACTTATGGTTCAGGTTGCGCGTTTGTGAAGGAAACTTTAAACTCTTTGGTGCAACACACCGCTTATTATGGCAACCAGGTCAATCAAGAAAAAGCTTTGGCTCAAACCATTTTGAATTTTAAAGAAGCCCTTAACACTTTAGGGAACGACTCAAAAGCGATTAATAATGGTATCTCTCACTTGCCTAACGCTAAGCCACTTCAAAACATGACGCATGCCACTCAAAACCCTAATTCCCCAGAAGGTTTGCTCACTTATTCTTTGGATACCAACAAATACAACCAGCTCCAAACCACCGCGCAAGAATTAGGCAAAAACCCTTTTAGGCGCATCGGCGTGATTGACTATCAAAACAATAACGGCGCGATGAACGGCATCGGCGTGCAAGTGGGCTATAAGCAATTCTTTGGTAAAAAAAGGAATTGGGGGTTAAGGTATTATGGTTTCTTTGATTATAACCATGCTTATATCAAATCTAATTTTTTTAACTCCGCTTCTGATGTGTGGACTTATGGGGTGGGAATGGATGCACTTTATAACTTCATCAACGATAAAAACACCAACTTTTTAGGCAAAAACAACAAGCTTTCTGTGGGGCTTTTTGGTGGCTTTGCGTTAGCCGGGACTTCGTGGCTTAATTCTGAATTCGTGAATTTGAACATGGTGGGCAATATCTATAGCGCTAAGATGAATGTGGCTAATTTCCAA